A single Desulfomonile tiedjei DNA region contains:
- the proC gene encoding pyrroline-5-carboxylate reductase encodes MNKISFIGAGNMGSALIRGLVRSKQAAANMISVFDADSVKSQSLEKELGIRAVASLEDTLAPDTSMLLLAVKPQTIGEVVRSVADKIHDKLVVISIAAGIPTSFILSCLNKPARVIRAMPNAAAMAGRSATALCKAGIADEADLEMALGLFRAVGAAVALEEKMMNVVTALSSSGLAYLFVIMEALTDAAVRMGMDRPTARQLSVETVMGAATMAEGTVPFSELKDRITSPGGTTMAALHVIERGGLRGIIMDAVEAATRRGDELAQQK; translated from the coding sequence GTGAATAAGATAAGCTTCATCGGCGCAGGTAATATGGGCTCTGCACTCATCCGCGGGCTGGTCCGCTCCAAACAAGCCGCCGCGAACATGATATCGGTTTTTGACGCGGACTCGGTTAAATCGCAGTCGCTGGAGAAAGAACTGGGGATTCGTGCGGTAGCGTCTTTGGAAGACACTCTGGCGCCTGACACCTCAATGCTCCTGCTGGCGGTGAAACCTCAGACAATCGGCGAAGTGGTGCGCTCTGTGGCTGACAAGATCCATGACAAATTGGTGGTTATCTCTATTGCCGCGGGAATACCCACAAGCTTCATATTGTCCTGTCTGAATAAGCCGGCCAGAGTCATCCGAGCCATGCCCAATGCAGCGGCCATGGCCGGCCGGAGCGCAACGGCTCTGTGCAAAGCCGGAATCGCGGATGAGGCAGACCTGGAAATGGCTCTCGGTCTTTTTCGCGCTGTGGGGGCCGCTGTGGCGTTGGAAGAGAAAATGATGAACGTGGTAACAGCCCTCTCTTCCAGCGGCCTGGCTTATCTTTTCGTGATAATGGAGGCGCTGACCGATGCGGCTGTCCGCATGGGAATGGATAGACCCACCGCAAGACAACTTTCCGTGGAGACGGTAATGGGCGCCGCAACAATGGCTGAGGGGACGGTTCCTTTCAGTGAATTGAAGGATCGTATAACATCTCCGGGCGGCACTACAATGGCCGCCCTGCATGTGATAGAACGAGGCGGATTACGCGGAATCATCATGGACGCGGTAGAAGCCGCTACACGACGAGGAGACGAGCTGGCGCAGCAGAAGTAG
- the yedF gene encoding sulfurtransferase-like selenium metabolism protein YedF, translated as MANILTVDARGLSCPQPVLETKRVIDEQLSDHFKVLVDTETSRENVSRFARNKGFQVEIRENGQSQFEIDIRKAESNAGPESQEQLIPCPLPEPSAQTRNVVYVANACMGRGDDELGQKLMRGFLRTWIDIDPKPWRMVFINSGVKLTTVDDEAVEAVSMLQERGVEILSCGTCLQFFGLEDKLRVGKVTNMYEVIESMNAATKVISPD; from the coding sequence ATGGCGAACATTCTTACTGTGGACGCAAGGGGCCTTTCATGCCCTCAGCCGGTCCTCGAAACAAAAAGGGTCATCGATGAGCAATTGTCCGATCATTTCAAGGTGCTCGTGGACACCGAGACATCCAGGGAAAACGTGAGCCGTTTTGCCCGCAACAAGGGCTTTCAGGTTGAGATCCGGGAGAATGGTCAGAGCCAATTCGAGATTGATATACGGAAGGCGGAATCAAATGCCGGCCCGGAATCGCAGGAACAGCTTATCCCATGCCCGCTTCCGGAGCCATCCGCTCAGACGCGCAACGTGGTCTACGTCGCGAACGCCTGCATGGGGCGCGGAGATGACGAACTGGGACAGAAACTGATGCGCGGGTTCCTCAGGACTTGGATTGACATTGACCCGAAGCCGTGGCGAATGGTCTTCATCAATTCCGGCGTCAAGCTTACCACTGTTGACGATGAAGCGGTCGAGGCCGTATCCATGCTCCAGGAAAGAGGCGTGGAAATATTGTCCTGCGGAACGTGCCTCCAGTTTTTTGGTCTCGAAGACAAATTGAGGGTGGGTAAAGTGACCAACATGTACGAAGTGATCGAGTCAATGAATGCGGCTACGAAAGTGATTTCCCCGGATTGA
- a CDS encoding MBL fold metallo-hydrolase gives MLVKFWGVHGSLPRPGPTTLKYGGNTACVEVRCGKTLIVFDAGTGIRDLGEDLCERCEKSGDKDERITGHIFFSHLHWDHIQGFPFFAPAYISGNQFHLYAAQQLDHTFEKLMRDQMSEPNFPVALDRLSASITFHDLKSGERVQIGDVMVFSEELSHPGGSLGFRVEFEGKSLVYATDTELVAELYTTMLKLAANADILIFDSMFTPEQYLGTEDNCCRRDWGHSTWEGAVEIAKAAGVKHLVLFHHGNQDSLVDEIQEKAREKFPHTTAAYEGLQVEM, from the coding sequence ATGCTGGTCAAATTCTGGGGTGTGCACGGCAGCCTGCCCCGACCCGGACCCACCACACTCAAATACGGCGGAAACACTGCCTGCGTCGAGGTTCGTTGTGGCAAGACGCTTATCGTCTTTGATGCCGGTACCGGAATCAGAGACCTGGGAGAAGACCTGTGCGAACGCTGCGAGAAATCGGGCGATAAGGACGAAAGGATCACGGGTCACATCTTTTTTTCACACTTGCACTGGGACCATATTCAAGGATTCCCCTTTTTCGCTCCTGCATACATAAGCGGCAATCAGTTTCATCTTTATGCCGCCCAGCAATTGGACCACACTTTTGAGAAGCTGATGCGTGACCAGATGTCTGAGCCCAACTTTCCAGTGGCATTGGACAGGCTGAGCGCGTCTATTACATTTCATGATTTGAAATCAGGGGAAAGAGTTCAAATCGGCGATGTGATGGTGTTTAGCGAGGAATTGAGTCATCCAGGCGGAAGCCTGGGTTTCAGGGTTGAATTCGAGGGGAAAAGCCTGGTTTACGCTACGGATACGGAACTCGTCGCAGAATTGTACACAACCATGCTAAAGCTCGCTGCCAATGCTGACATTCTCATTTTCGACAGCATGTTCACTCCCGAGCAATATTTGGGAACCGAAGACAATTGCTGCCGCCGCGATTGGGGACACAGCACCTGGGAAGGCGCGGTCGAGATCGCCAAAGCAGCCGGTGTCAAGCATTTGGTCCTTTTCCACCACGGCAACCAGGATAGCCTGGTGGATGAGATCCAAGAGAAAGCGCGAGAGAAATTCCCTCACACAACAGCAGCGTACGAAGGCCTCCAGGTAGAGATGTAA